In a genomic window of Mercenaria mercenaria strain notata chromosome 19, MADL_Memer_1, whole genome shotgun sequence:
- the LOC128550993 gene encoding deleted in malignant brain tumors 1 protein-like, whose translation MGKAVIVFILGAFFSRYVITTTVRLIGGHHSWEGTVEIYYSAPYYSYGTLCDYNFNHNAAKVICRMLGYEYENALAVPGSYFGRRSGNIWAERFYCNGNEADITYCSSFHWNYHYYSQCTHARDAGVICNNIYHRLIGGSGNFEGVVDLNHNGNWGTFCGRRSFTDKDAKVVCKMSGFSSGVAVKGSVYGHLNYGTIWSGNLGCNGNETDVRYCSGYSTAFRSTTACNHSENVGVICEHTSIRLVGGSVPSEGRVEILHNNVWGSVCGKHFTSKDADVICHMAGYNSSALTIQRNVTGGTGPVWLESLNCTGKEADIQFCHHGSWDNHTCDHTNDISVKCKATEIRLYGGSGSWDGSLQIKMEGSWKTVCDRNFAQSEARVVCNMLGYNATDVKPYIYKSNYFGDNTSGVIDSIKCKGNESDISQCVSSFQSSCSSTYAIGLKCVGVEVRLADGPHEGEGRLEVLHNGQWGTVCDSDWDDNDATVVCKMLSSYPFESNVKGKAVSGSYFGRGTGHVWLSDVNCQGHEPDITNCSLAWSMGVNCDHSNDAGVVCSYPYQKRLSNGRSQSQGRVEFLQSGTWYSYCDDGWNISDAKVICREIGYWSTNPAVSYNSTYGNGRSNYVVRPQCNGSEGSFEMCRMDKLFKSSTCSASNSVGVECQPVAATTTNVRIVDGPGPWYGRLEIKSNSVWGSVCHDSWDVTNALRACESMGYKYLSSDVSSFEIERGLSPMHSKSVTCNPSDLNIGLCKLDFNISDCANRNSKAVGLDCSGGINVTLSNTYTGEVIFHTMENGTMKQWSVCYNAVDSNAAKAICSMIGYQNTSPNRSAVSSSNPVLFTNLSCAGWESHVMQCDTLRTGPSCGQKAAVNCFGCVRTFNTATGSVQSRGYPNYPSNTDCLIVINKQSDTPLKLDFHDLDLAGDGDFVEIKNGRGKQLGYFTTNVDVPYLVSKDGFYIRLNSNNADNGRGFNMSWSPLVITDAVHMGCASKGWNVSVNATILRHLYPDTGVSQIKLAEQFCTGEVFGDLVVFQQSYTKCSTTSKTSNETLEYNNKLVYPESRTPFPIIVRGYRWKWKSLETRRREARLCMLYKIHHDIVAIDKTDTLVIFANKHQSRTGHFYQVPSCRCDYRKESFLPRTVRDWNTLPPDIVSVGSLEAFKSQVAQLFI comes from the exons ATTGTTTTTATACTTGGGGCATTTTTCTCAAGATATGTGATAACAACAACTG TACGTCTAATTGGAGGTCATCATAGCTGGGAAGGAACAGTTGAAATCTATTACAGTGCCCCCTACTATTCATATGGTACTTTATGCGATTATAACTTCAACCACAATGCCGCAAAGGTTATTTGCAGAATGCTGGGTTATGAATATGA AAATGCACTCGCCGTCCCGGGGTCATATTTTGGTCGAAGAAGTGGAAACATATGGGCAGAAAGATTTTACTGTAACGGCAATGAAGCAGACATAACATATTGCAGTTCCTTTCATTGGAATTATCATTACTATTCTCAGTGCACACATGCTCGGGATGCTGGCGTCATATGCA AtaatatataccatcgccttatTGGCGGAAGTGGGAACTTCGAGGGTGTTGTAGATTTGAACCATAATGGAAACTGGGGCACATTTTGTGGAAGACGAAGCTTTACGGACAAAGATGCGAAAGTTGTTTGTAAAATGTCAGGATTTTCATCTGG CGTTGCTGTTAAAGGATCTGTCTATGGACATTTAAACTACGGAACAATTTGGTCGGGTAATTTAGGTTGTAACGGGAATGAAACTGACGTAAGATACTGTAGTGGATATTCTACAGCTTTCCGAAGTACAACTGCATGTAATCACAGCGAGAATGTCGGAGTAATATGTG AGCACACATCCATCAGGCTTGTTGGTGGGTCTGTTCCATCCGAAGGACGGGTAGAAATTCTGCATAACAATGTTTGGGGGTCAGTTTGCGGAAAACACTTCACGAGTAAGGATGCAGATGTGATTTGCCACATGGCAGGCTATAACAGCAG cGCATTGACAATACAAAGAAATGTGACAGGGGGGACTGGACCTGTTTGGCTGGAGTCTCTCAACTGCACGGGTAAAGAAGCAGATATTCAGTTTTGTCATCATGGAAGTTGGGATAATCATACTTGTGACCATACTAACGATATTTCTGTCAAATGCA AAGCTACGGAGATTCGCCTTTATGGTGGTTCGGGAAGTTGGGATGGATCATTACAGATTAAAATGGAAGGATCGTGGAAAACTGTCTGCGATCGAAACTTTGCACAGAGCGAAGCACGAGTTGTTTGTAATATGCTGGGATATAATGCAAC AGATGTCAAGCCTTACATTTACAAGTCAAACTACTTTGGAGACAACACGAGTGGGGTTATAGACAGTATCAAATGCAAGGGGAACGAAAGCGACATCAGCCAGTGCGTGTCCTCTTTCCAATCATCCTGTTCATCCACATATGCCATTGGATTAAAATGTG TGGGTGTGGAGGTCCGTCTTGCTGATGGTCCGCACGAAGGTGAAGGCCGCTTAGAAGTACTACATAACGGACAATGGGGTACAGTGTGTGACTCTGACTGGGACGATAACGATGCGACTGTTGTGTGCAAAATGCTTTCGTCATATCCATTTGAGAG CAATGTAAAGGGGAAAGCTGTATCTGGATCTTACTTCGGAAGAGGGACTGGACACGTCTGGCTATCAGATGTGAACTGTCAAGGACATGAACCGGACATTACTAACTGTTCTTTAGCCTGGTCAATGGGAGTTAACTGTGACCATTCGAATGATGCTGGAGTTGTCTGCAGTT ACCCGTACCAGAAACGTCTGTCCAATGGACGATCACAATCTCAAGGCCGTGTGGAATTCCTCCAGTCTGGAACATGGTATTCGTATTGCGATGACGGCTGGAATATCAGTGATGCTAAAGTCATATGTAGAGAGATTGGATATTG GAGTACGAACCCAGCTGTCAGCTATAATTCTACATATGGAAATGGCAGATCTAACTATGTAGTTCGGCCCCAATGTAATGGTAGTGAGGGAAGTTTTGAGATGTGTAGAATGgataagttgtttaaaagttccaCCTGCTCAGCTTCAAACAGTGTGGGTGTGGAATGCCAGCCGGTAGCTGCCA CAACAACAAATGTTCGTATTGTTGATGGTCCAGGACCATGGTATGGTAGACTTGAAATTAAGTCCAACAGTGTTTGGGGAAGTGTGTGTCATGATTCCTGGGATGTCACTAATGCACTCAGAGCATGTGAATCGATGGGTTACAAATACTT GAGTTCAGACGTATCAAGTTTTGAGATAGAACGCGGTCTATCGCCCATGCACAGTAAGTCGGTGACATGTAACCCATCCGATTTAAACATTGGACTCTGCAAGCTAGACTTCAATATCAGTGACTGTGCAAACCGAAATTCAAAGGCTGTGGGACTTGACTGTTCAG GTGGTATCAATGTGACACTGTCAAACACATACACTGGTGAGGTAATTTTTCATACAATGGAGAATGGTACGATGAAGCAATGGTCGGTGTGTTACAACGCGGTAGATAGCAATGCTGCAAAAGCAATTTGCTCAATGATTGGATATCA GAATACATCTCCAAATAGGTCTGCAGTATCTTCCAGCAATCCTGTATTGTTTACGAATTTATCTTGTGCGGGTTGGGAGTCACATGTGATGCAATGTGACACGTTGCGTACTGGACCGTCGTGTGGACAAAAAGCTGCTGTGAATTGCTTCG GTTGTGTAAGGACTTTCAATACAGCCACTGGTAGTGTTCAGTCACGTGGTTATCCGAACTATCCGTCGAATACAGACTGTCTTATAGTCATCAACAAACAATCTGATACACCACTGAAGCTGGATTTTCACGACCTAGATCTTGCCGGTGACGGCGATTTTGTTGAG ATAAAGAATGGCAGAGGAAAGCAATTGGGATATTTTACCACGAATGTTGATGTTCCATACTTGGTTTCCAAAGACGGATTTTATATACGACTGAATTCAAACAATGCCGATAATGGGAGAGGATTTAATATGTCCTGGAGTC CACTGGTAATAACTGACGCCGTTCACATGGGATGTGCGTCCAAGGGTTGGAACGTCTCAGTAAATGCGACCATCCTCCGCCACCTATACCCTGACACAGGGGTGTCACAGATCAAACTCGCTGAACAGTTCTGTACCGGAGAGGTTTTTGGTGATCTTGTCGTGTTCCAGCAAAGCTATACCAAATGTTCTACAACATCTAAG ACAAGCAATGAAACATTGGAGTATAACAACAAGCTAGTGTATCCAGAGTCGAGGACCCCGTTTCCTATCATAGTTCGTGGATATCGATGGAAG TGGAAATCCCTTGAAACCCGTCGACGAGAGGCACGTCTGTGTATGCTATATAAGATACATCATGATATAGTAGCAATTGATAAAACTGATACACTTGTGATATTCGCGAATAAACATCAATCCAGAACCGGACATTTTTATCAAGTTCCATCGTGTAGGTGTGACTACAGGAAGGAGTCGTTTCTTCCAAGAACAGTACGTGATTGGAACACATTACCTCCAGACATTGTGTCGGTAGGGTCACTTGAGGCTTTCAAGTCTCAGGTGGCACAACTCTTTATCTAG